DNA sequence from the Streptomyces sp. CA-210063 genome:
GCGGCACGATGCGGACGTCGGGACCGTCCGGCGGCGTGGGGCATCCCCTCCCTCCCCTGCACCCGCTGGAGAAGGCGGTGCACACCTCGCTCCACCGGCCCGCCGATCTGCGGGAACTCATGGAACGGCCACGGATGCGCCGAGAACTCGCCGAAGTCCGCGCTGAGTTGACCGCACAGGGTCTGCTACGGCGTTTCCCACCACGGCGGAAGCAGGCCACCCGACGCCTTCTCACCGAACTCCGCGAGCAGTTGCCCCTGTCGCTCCCGCTGCCGGACGACGACCCCGGGAACCTGCCCGCCGACCAACTGGTCCTCCTGGTCGCCCTCGACGGACCCGCCGCCCTCCTGGCCGTAGCACCACGATTCGCCCGCCAGGCGGGACTCGTCGGCCGGGGCGACCCACCCCCCGGATAAGCCGCCCCTGACGTCCGTACGCCGCCGTCGACGTCGAACGCCGCCCTCGACGTCGTACGCCTCAGACCCGCAACGTCTCCTCCACCTCAGACCCGCAACGTCCTGATCGACGTGGGCGCGTGCCCCGGCTCCGTCGCGATCTCCTCGAACTCGACCACGTTGCCGATGTCGTTGGTCGTGGACATCGAGATGTTGGTGACGCGCTCCAGGATCGCCTCGACGACGACCGGCACCCGGTACTCCGCCGCGAGCTTCTTCGCCTGCTCGAAGGCGGCGCCCAGTTCGGCGGGGTCGGTCACCCGGATCGCCTTGCAGCCCAGGCCCTCGGCGACCTTGACGTGGTCGACGCCGTAGACGCCCAGCTCGGGCGAGTTGACGTTCTCGAACTCCAGGCTGACCTGGAAGTCGATGTCGAAGGCGCGCTGGGCCTGGCGGATCAGGCCCAGGTAGGCGTTGTTGACCAGGACATGCACGTACGGGATGCGGTGCTGTGCCCCGACCGCCAGTTCCTCGATCATGAACTGGAAGTCGTAGTCGCCGGAGAGGGCGACTACGGACGCCTCCGGGTCGGCCTTCGCGACACCGAGCGCGGCCGGGACCGTCCAGCCCAGCGGGCCCGCCTGGCCGCAGTTGATCCAGTGGCGCGGGTGGTGGACGTGCAGCATCTGGGCGCCGGCGATCTGGGAGAGGCCGATGGTCGAGACGTACCGGGTCTCGGGACCGAAGGCCTTGTTCATCTCCTCGTAGACGCGCTGCGGCTTGATCGGGATGTCGTCGAAGTGCGTACGGCGCTGGAGCCGGGCCTTGCGGTCCTGCGCGCCGGCCGCCCACGCGGAGCGGTCCGGCAGCCTGCCCGCCGCCTTCGACTCCCTTGCCACCACGACGAACAGCTCCAGGGCGGCCTTGGCGTCGGAGGCGATGCCGTAGTCGGGGGCGAAGATCCTGCCGATCTGGGTGGGCTCGATGTCGACGTGGACGAACTTCCGTCCGGCCGTGTAGACGTCCAGTTTCCCGGTGTGCCGGTTGGCCCAGCGGTTGCCGATGCCGAGGACGAAGTCGGACTCCAGGAAGGTCGCGTTGCCGTAGCGGTGCGAGGTCTGCAGGCCGACCATGCCGGCGTTCAGCTCGTGGTCGTCGGGCAGGACGCCCCAGCCCATGAGGGTGGGGACGACCGGGACGCCGGTCAACTCGGCGAACTCGACGAGGAGTTCACAGGCGTCGGCGTTGATGATGCCGCCGCCCGCGACGATCAGCGGCCGCTCCGCCGCGTTCAGCAGCCCGATCGCCTTCTCGATCTGGGCGCGGGTGGCGGCCGGTTTGTAGACCGGGAGCGGCTCGTACGTGTCCGGGTCGAACTCGATCTCGGTCAGCTGGACGTCGATGGGCAGGTCGATGAGGACGGGTCCGGGACGGCCGGAGCGCATCAGATGGAAGGCCTGCTGGAAGACGCCGGGGACCTGAGCGGCCTCCAGGACGGTGACGGCCATCTTGGTGACCGGCCCCGCGATGGCGGCGATGTCGACGGCCTGGAAGTCCTCCTTGTGGATCACGGCCGTGGGTGCCTGGCCGGTGACGCAGAGGATCGGGATGGAATCACCGATGGCCGAGTAGAGCCCGGTGATCATGTCGGTCCCGGCGGGCCCGGAGGTGCCGATGCAGAGACCGATGTTGCCGGGGTGGGTGCGGGTGTAGCCCTCGGCCATGTGCGAGGCGCCCTCGACATGCCGGGCGAGAGTGTGCTGGATGCCGCCGGAGGCCTTGAGGGCCGCGTAGAAGGGGTTGATCGCCGCGCCGGGGACACCGAACGCGTCGCGGACGCCCTCGTGCTTGAGGATCTCGACTGCCGCGCGGGCAGCGGTCATACGAGCCATTGCGTACTCCTGCTTCAGCTGCCGGACTCGCGCTCCCGTCGCGCCCCGCGGTGAGCACTTCCGTGGTCTCGTCAGTGACTTTCCGCAAATTCTTTCCGTAATGCGGAAATTGTTTTCTACTATCTGGAAGCAATGTAGGGGTGGGGGTGAGGGGCGTCAAGGGCGTGCGCGGCCGAATCCACCTGGAGCGTCTCCGGGTGTTTCCCTGCCGGAACAGCCCTGACTGGAGGACGATGATGGGGGCGTTTTCTCGGTGGGTCGGGGTGGGAAATGAGCGAGAGCATGGCGGTGCGGTGCCCGGACTGTGGACGGGAGCATCTGTACGCGGCCCCGGCCTATCCGTGCGCCTGCGGCACCCCCGTCGCCCCGTCGCTGAACCTCGGGGCCGCCCCCACCGCCGTCACTCACCGCACCTGGGACGAGGACTGGGTCACCGTCCGCTGCGGGAGCTGCGGACGCGAGGACCAGTGGCCCCATCCCGAGCTGGGCTGCGCCTGCGGAACGGTGCTGCGCGTCCCCGTCGCGGGCGCGTTACGGACCCTGCGCCCCCGGGATCCGCACGGAGCCGACCCTTCCGTCCGCCCCCGTACCGCCTTCCAGCCGGTCACGATCCGCACCGCCCGGGACGCGGTCACCGCCGTCGCCCTCTATCTGCGCTGGCTCGGCTACCGGGACGTCCGCCGGGCCGACCAGCGGCAGCCCAGCGGCATCGGGCTGGCCGCGCGAGGGGTCCTGGCCCAGGTGGACCCGTCGGTGCGGCCTGCCTCGCTGCGCGATGTCGAGTGTCTGTGGCTGACCGCCATGACGGAGTCCACCGACTGCGTCTACTTCTCCCTCGCCGGATACGCGAACGACGCCCGCGACCGCGCCGACGGCCTGGGCGTCTCCCTGTTCGTCCTGGACCTCACGGGCACCCCGCAACCGGTCAACGGCGCGGCGACGGAGCTGGTCGCGACCGGCTCGGGAGAAGCCTGAGGCGGCGTCCGCGCGGAGCGGTCACTCGGCGGCGTACCGCTCCCGCAGCTCGATCTTCCGCACCTTCCCCGACACCGTCATCGGGAAGGAGTCCAGGATCCGCAGCGCGCTCGGGATCTTGTAGTGCGCCAACTGCCCGTCGCAGAAGGCCTGTAGCTCCTCCAGGGTGAGCGGTTCGGCGGCCTCGCGCGGGATGACGCAGGCGAGGACCTCCTCGCCGTACCGCTCGTGCGGGACGCCCACGACCTGGATGTCGGCGATCTTCGGGTGGCCGTACAGGAACTCCTCGATCTCGCGCGGGTAGATGTTCTCACCGCCCCGGATGATCATGTCCTTGATGCGGCCGACGATCTCGACGTAGCCGTCCTCGCGCATCACCGCCAGGTCCCCGGTGTGCATCCACCGCCCGGCGTCGACGGCCTCGGCGGTCTTCTCCGGCTCCTCCCAGTAGCCGAGCATCACGCTGTAGCCACGGGTGCACAACTCGCCTGCGGCGCCGCGAGGTTGGGTCACACCGGTCGCCGGATCGACGATCTTCACCTCGATGTGCGGGAGGACACGGCCGACGGTGCCGGTGCGGTGCTCCAGGTCGTCGTCGCGCCGGGTCTGGGTGGACACGGGCGAGGTCTCCGTCATGCCGTAGCAGATCGAGACCTCCGTCATGTGCATCTCGGCGACCACCCGCTTCATCACCTCCACCGGGCAGGGCGAGCCCGCCATGATGCCGGTGCGCAGGGAGGAGAGGTCGTACGAGCCGAAGTCGGGGAGGTTCAACTCCGCGATGAACATGGTGGGTACGCCGTACAGGGAGGTGCAGCGTTCCCGCTGGACGGCCTCCAGGGTGGCCGCCGGGTCGAACGACGGGGCCGGGATGACGACGCAGGCACCGTGCGAGGTCGCCGCGAGGTTGCCCATCACCATGCCGAAGCAGTGGTAGAAGGGCACGGGCACACAGATCCGGTCCTGCTCGCTGTAGGCGATCAACTCCCCCACGAAGTAACCGTTGTTGAGGATGTTGTGGTGGGAGAGGGTGGCCCCCTTGGGGAAGCCCGTGGTGCCCGACGTGTACTGGATGTTGATCGGGTCGTCGCAGGACAGTTCCTCGTACGGCACCGGGGTCCCGCGGGCGATCAGCGCGTCCCAGCTGGGGTCGCCGATGTAGACGGTCTCCCTCAACTGCGGGCACCTGGCGCGGACTTGCTCGACCATCGCCCGGTAGTCGCTCGTCTTGTGGCTGAGGGAGGCGAAGAGCAAGGAGATACCGGCCTGGTTGAGGACGTACTCGACCTCGTGGGTGCGGTAGGCCGGGTTGATGTTCACCATGATCGCGCCGATGCGGGCGGTGGCGTACTGGACGAGCACCCACT
Encoded proteins:
- a CDS encoding TIGR04222 domain-containing membrane protein, giving the protein MSGSATKRLASCEVALLRGGPRAAVAVAALALHLRGAVAGRGGTMRTSGPSGGVGHPLPPLHPLEKAVHTSLHRPADLRELMERPRMRRELAEVRAELTAQGLLRRFPPRRKQATRRLLTELREQLPLSLPLPDDDPGNLPADQLVLLVALDGPAALLAVAPRFARQAGLVGRGDPPPG
- a CDS encoding AMP-binding protein — translated: MSERGSELSSGSSYTHGTSDTALLGDTIGASLDRAVAAWPDREALVDVPSGQRWTYARFAADVDRLAYALLASGVAKGDRVGIWAINCPEWVLVQYATARIGAIMVNINPAYRTHEVEYVLNQAGISLLFASLSHKTSDYRAMVEQVRARCPQLRETVYIGDPSWDALIARGTPVPYEELSCDDPINIQYTSGTTGFPKGATLSHHNILNNGYFVGELIAYSEQDRICVPVPFYHCFGMVMGNLAATSHGACVVIPAPSFDPAATLEAVQRERCTSLYGVPTMFIAELNLPDFGSYDLSSLRTGIMAGSPCPVEVMKRVVAEMHMTEVSICYGMTETSPVSTQTRRDDDLEHRTGTVGRVLPHIEVKIVDPATGVTQPRGAAGELCTRGYSVMLGYWEEPEKTAEAVDAGRWMHTGDLAVMREDGYVEIVGRIKDMIIRGGENIYPREIEEFLYGHPKIADIQVVGVPHERYGEEVLACVIPREAAEPLTLEELQAFCDGQLAHYKIPSALRILDSFPMTVSGKVRKIELRERYAAE
- the gcl gene encoding glyoxylate carboligase is translated as MARMTAARAAVEILKHEGVRDAFGVPGAAINPFYAALKASGGIQHTLARHVEGASHMAEGYTRTHPGNIGLCIGTSGPAGTDMITGLYSAIGDSIPILCVTGQAPTAVIHKEDFQAVDIAAIAGPVTKMAVTVLEAAQVPGVFQQAFHLMRSGRPGPVLIDLPIDVQLTEIEFDPDTYEPLPVYKPAATRAQIEKAIGLLNAAERPLIVAGGGIINADACELLVEFAELTGVPVVPTLMGWGVLPDDHELNAGMVGLQTSHRYGNATFLESDFVLGIGNRWANRHTGKLDVYTAGRKFVHVDIEPTQIGRIFAPDYGIASDAKAALELFVVVARESKAAGRLPDRSAWAAGAQDRKARLQRRTHFDDIPIKPQRVYEEMNKAFGPETRYVSTIGLSQIAGAQMLHVHHPRHWINCGQAGPLGWTVPAALGVAKADPEASVVALSGDYDFQFMIEELAVGAQHRIPYVHVLVNNAYLGLIRQAQRAFDIDFQVSLEFENVNSPELGVYGVDHVKVAEGLGCKAIRVTDPAELGAAFEQAKKLAAEYRVPVVVEAILERVTNISMSTTNDIGNVVEFEEIATEPGHAPTSIRTLRV